From Nitrospirota bacterium, one genomic window encodes:
- a CDS encoding FAD:protein FMN transferase — MSMVRTIASSCCLSLLLMMESGCVRLSPGSPSVVVKRTQIHMGTFVSITAVAPTDQDANRAINAGFQEVKRLEQLLSTWIPSSELSRVNVSAGIRPVAVSLETWTVVQRAKQAAELTGGGFNIAIGPAVDLWRVTEDQRIPTEAELAALHSLVDLQAILADLHEQTLYLEKPGMRIDVGGIGKGFAADHAVIAMKQAGALAGVVALSGDIKTFGQLPGGRKFPVGIQHPRKEGAVLVFIDLEDEAISTAGDYERFFERDGVRYHHILDPNTLQPARGCQSVTVIAKEGVWADGLDTGIFVMGPERGMELVERLPDVEAIIVGADGRLFLSSGLQNRVRFPGQSDGRGQGQ; from the coding sequence ATGTCTATGGTTCGAACAATTGCATCCTCATGCTGTCTCTCCCTCCTTCTGATGATGGAATCCGGGTGCGTTAGGCTGTCACCTGGCTCTCCCTCCGTGGTGGTGAAGCGGACGCAGATCCATATGGGAACGTTCGTGTCGATCACGGCTGTAGCGCCCACCGATCAGGACGCGAACAGGGCAATCAATGCGGGTTTCCAAGAAGTGAAGCGCCTTGAGCAACTCCTGAGCACCTGGATCCCAAGCAGCGAGCTTTCTCGCGTGAATGTTTCGGCGGGAATCAGGCCGGTCGCTGTGAGCCTTGAGACCTGGACGGTCGTCCAGCGTGCAAAGCAGGCGGCAGAGTTAACCGGTGGTGGATTCAATATTGCCATCGGTCCAGCCGTCGATCTATGGCGCGTCACTGAAGACCAACGCATACCGACAGAGGCTGAGTTAGCGGCGCTTCATTCCTTGGTGGATTTGCAGGCGATTCTGGCCGATCTGCATGAGCAGACGCTCTATCTAGAAAAGCCTGGTATGCGGATCGATGTCGGCGGAATCGGAAAGGGCTTTGCCGCGGATCACGCGGTCATAGCGATGAAGCAGGCTGGGGCATTGGCTGGAGTGGTGGCGCTCTCGGGGGATATCAAAACATTCGGCCAGCTGCCGGGCGGAAGAAAGTTCCCCGTCGGCATTCAGCATCCGCGCAAAGAGGGAGCGGTTCTTGTCTTTATCGACTTGGAAGATGAAGCGATTTCAACGGCGGGCGACTATGAACGATTTTTCGAGCGTGACGGGGTCCGGTATCATCACATTCTGGATCCGAATACGCTTCAGCCGGCCCGTGGCTGCCAAAGTGTGACGGTGATTGCCAAAGAAGGGGTCTGGGCGGATGGACTCGATACGGGCATCTTTGTCATGGGGCCGGAGCGGGGTATGGAACTCGTCGAACGGCTGCCGGATGTTGAAGCCATTATCGTCGGTGCTGATGGCCGCCTGTTTCTTTCTTCAGGGTTACAGAATCGGGTTCGGTTTCCAGGGCAATCGGATGGCAGAGGGCAGGGCCAATGA
- a CDS encoding FMN-binding protein, translating into MFTNLSAYRTIVIVGLFTFSPLPALAGEKIWDSELRRYVTEDDFKYEEFMTEEQALKTVMPKSQQVRKELIRLTAEKKELIEQRIGWKFPEDSFELYIGQTGDKIDGYAMVHNTIGKYKPMTYMVGVDAKGTCTDVELLVFRDAKGSEVRTKRFNAQYDGKTVTDPIRINKDIINISGATMSVRSMSAGVKRVLVLVDEFYLKPAGLGSDTVASRKSDKGFFTSIFGN; encoded by the coding sequence ATGTTCACTAACCTGAGTGCGTACCGCACCATTGTCATTGTTGGCTTATTCACATTTTCACCACTTCCAGCCCTGGCTGGTGAGAAAATCTGGGACAGTGAGCTGCGCCGCTATGTCACGGAAGACGACTTTAAATACGAAGAGTTCATGACAGAAGAACAAGCCCTCAAAACGGTCATGCCTAAATCTCAGCAGGTACGCAAGGAACTGATTCGGCTCACCGCCGAGAAAAAAGAGCTGATCGAACAGCGGATCGGATGGAAATTTCCTGAGGATTCGTTCGAACTCTACATCGGTCAAACCGGCGACAAGATCGACGGCTATGCCATGGTTCACAATACCATCGGCAAATATAAGCCCATGACCTACATGGTCGGGGTCGATGCCAAGGGTACCTGCACCGATGTGGAACTCCTCGTATTTCGGGACGCCAAAGGCAGTGAAGTCAGGACAAAGCGTTTCAACGCTCAGTACGACGGCAAAACGGTGACGGATCCGATTCGGATCAATAAGGACATCATCAACATCAGCGGAGCGACCATGTCCGTTCGCTCCATGAGCGCCGGCGTCAAGCGAGTCCTCGTCCTCGTGGATGAGTTTTATTTAAAACCGGCAGGGTTGGGCAGCGATACAGTCGCATCCCGCAAGAGTGACAAGGGCTTTTTCACCTCAATATTCGGCAACTAA
- a CDS encoding HD domain-containing phosphohydrolase — translation MLHKIDRLRLPASSRRDVESILVRQVTKELDHALPWQQGHGRRTAALAVSMGKRAGLSHEALHQLKLASLLHDIGLLTLPPHIFSERRPLEAETYIAIQCHPRVGAELLEPFHFLREARVFIAHHHERWDGSGYPYGIRGRFIPLEARILSIADAFDAIEVPEIEAPAIRTKVAYRILRVSAGTQFDRELIEVCGHCLEQPDHRPLIAPSVSRHDVVSDLFHEESP, via the coding sequence ATGCTGCACAAGATTGATCGCCTTCGCCTACCCGCTTCCTCTCGCCGCGACGTCGAAAGTATCCTCGTTCGACAAGTGACCAAGGAGTTGGATCACGCCCTCCCCTGGCAGCAGGGGCACGGGCGACGAACCGCAGCGCTCGCAGTGAGCATGGGCAAACGTGCTGGGCTTTCCCATGAGGCCCTGCATCAGCTCAAGCTTGCTTCCCTGCTTCATGACATTGGTCTCCTGACACTTCCTCCACACATCTTTTCAGAACGTCGCCCCTTGGAGGCCGAAACCTATATCGCCATACAATGCCACCCGAGAGTCGGAGCAGAACTCCTCGAACCCTTTCACTTTCTTCGAGAAGCCCGCGTCTTCATCGCCCATCACCACGAACGATGGGATGGGTCAGGCTACCCCTACGGAATCAGGGGGCGATTCATCCCGCTCGAAGCCAGGATCCTTTCCATTGCGGACGCCTTCGATGCGATCGAAGTGCCGGAGATCGAGGCCCCAGCCATCCGGACCAAAGTAGCCTACCGAATTCTGAGAGTTTCAGCAGGAACGCAATTTGACCGTGAGCTTATTGAGGTGTGCGGCCACTGCCTTGAGCAGCCGGATCATCGTCCCCTAATAGCACCATCGGTTTCGCGCCATGATGTTGTGTCAGACCTATTTCATGAGGAATCGCCATGA